TGCTCTGGAATCCAATTCGCCCGTTTCGCCACTTGAAACACACCAGCAAAATGATTGGCCTGACCCGCATCGGTGACGTAAATCACGCGGCGCGCACCATCGCCATCCGGAGCCAGCGCAAAGCGATAGCGAATCGCAGCTAGGTCGGTCGTTGCGTAATTGAAACCACCATCACTTTTCCGAACAATCACAGGCAAGGGCTTGCCATCCTTCCCGTTCACACCCTCAAGGAAGACACACTCCGCACCGTCATCGGTGACGAGCAAATCAGCCTCCTTCAAGCCACTGAGGACTGACGCCAAATACGGGTTGTAAAACGATTCGCCTCGTTCGCTTAGACGAATATCGAGCCGGTCGTAAATCTTCTGAAACTCACGCCGCGACTGATCACAGAGCAATCCCCACGCCTTGAGAGACACCGGATCCCCGCCTTGAAGCTTCACCACCTCCTCTCGAGACGTGGCCTGAAAAGCTTCGTCTTCGTCGAAACGCTTCTTGGCCTCGCGATAAAAGGCCACCAAATCTCCAAGGTCAACCGCATCGGCCCTGTTGAGGGTCTCGGGAGCCACCTGTTTGAGATGGGTGATCAGCATCCCGAACTGAGTTCCCCAATCACCCACATGGTTGAGGCGCAGCACCCGATGACCACGGAACTCGAGCACTCGAGCCAGAGAGTCGCCAATGATCGTGGAGCGCAGATGGCCAACGTGCATCTCCTTGGCGATGTTGGGGCTGGAAAAATCCACAACCACCGCTGCATCGCTCTGCACCTCTGGTACCCCCAGGCGCGGATCACCCAGCCGTGCTGACACTTCAGCCGCTAAGCGCTCTGGCCGGATGGTGAGATTAATGAAACCAGGACCAGCAATCTGGGGTTCCAGACACAGGGCGGCAAAGGCTGGATCAGCCTGAAGCGCCTCCACAATCGCCCCGGCAATAAGGCGTGGAGCCTGCTTGAGAGGCTTGGCCAAGGGCAAGGCGCCATTGGCCTGAAAATCACCAAATTCCGGCTTGTTTGCAGGCGCCAACTGGGGATCCAGCAGAGCATCCACGTCGGGGAAGGCCCGCTGCATCGCCTCACGCAACTGGGTGTCTAAAGCCTGGGCGATGCGCAGCATGGAAAGCAGCGGTGAACGAATTCAGATCCTGATCATCTCCCGGCGCGGTAGTCCCTTCAGGCCCCGACCAACCCAGCAGCAGCTGAGAAGGGAACGCCATGCCGGCAACAGACAGTCCGACTAGTCTCCGGCCTCGTGAAAGGGAAGACGATTGGACCGCAAGATCTTCTACGACTGCATTCGAGATGATCTGTTCAACGGGGTGCTGAGGCAGCAGAACGTGAATGGAATGGAGGCCATCCTGAACTTCTGGGACGCTCCAGCCAACCCACCCACAGGCGCGTTCAAAACCAACTGGGACATCCGCTCAATCGGGTGGCTGGCTTACATGCTCGCCACCACAAAACATGAAACAGCTTCCACGATGCAACCGATTGATGAATACGGAGATACAGCCTATTTCACACAGATGTACGAGAATCGCTCTGACCTTGGCAATACTGAACCTGGTGATGGAGCCAGGTTTCATGGGCGAGGCTTTGTGCAGCTCACAGGCCGAACCAACTACACAAAAATGAGCGGCGTGGTGCAATCAATCTTCCCCGAAGCGCCTGATTTCACTGAACACCCAGATGCGGTTAAAGATGATCGCTATGCGGCAGTGATCATGTTTGACGGCATGTTTTGTGGAGTTTTCACAGGATGGGCTCTGAAGAACTTCATCGGAGATCCACACAAGGGGCAAATCGTGGACTACTTTCACGCCCGCAAAATCATCAACGGCATGGACAAAGCCGATCTGATTGAAAGTTATGCCAAAAAATTCTCCGCCGCACTCGACAAGGCAGGTGCAAGCGCATGATTAAAGCCTTATTTCCAGCAATGTCTTGATTTCTGATGGTGTAAGCGCAATTGGATTATTGCGGTTGCTTGCTGCGCCAACGATTCGATCCAGATCTCCATGGGTGATGCCGTAGTCGCTCAAGCGAGGAATCTTGAGCTCATCCACCCATTGCCCCAGGCAGGCCGTGAGGTGATCCACTGCTGACGTGTTCTGAGTGAGGTGGCAGCCACCAGGCATCAAACGGCCAACACGGGCCATCCGTTCAACCGCAGGATTGTGGGGATCGCGTTGTTTTAGAGCACGCCAATTTTGTTGTTGAGCTGCAGCCATCAACGTTCCGCAAATCACGCCGTGGGGCATCGGGAACCAACCCCCAATCGGCCCCGCCAACCCATGAACAATTCCCAGGCCGGCATTTGCCAATCCGATCCCTGAACAGAGAGAGCCATAGGCCATGTTCAGGCGAACTTGCGGGTCGGCTGATCCCTCTCCACAGGCACGACGCAAATTCGGCACTAAATGTTGAAGCCCGCTCCAGACAATCGCATCACTCAGAGGTGATGCCGTTGGGGAGAAAAAGGGCTCAAGAAGCTGCGTGAAGGCATCCATCCCGCACGCTGCCGTCACATCGACAGCGGCACCGGTCAGGAGAGCCCCGTCCAAGATCACTGCGCTTGGAACAAAGTTGTCATGGCGCAACGACTTTTTGTAGCCATCAGTGCCCACATGGCTCAGCACTGCATTTTTAG
The Synechococcus sp. CC9311 DNA segment above includes these coding regions:
- the argS gene encoding arginine--tRNA ligase; this encodes MLRIAQALDTQLREAMQRAFPDVDALLDPQLAPANKPEFGDFQANGALPLAKPLKQAPRLIAGAIVEALQADPAFAALCLEPQIAGPGFINLTIRPERLAAEVSARLGDPRLGVPEVQSDAAVVVDFSSPNIAKEMHVGHLRSTIIGDSLARVLEFRGHRVLRLNHVGDWGTQFGMLITHLKQVAPETLNRADAVDLGDLVAFYREAKKRFDEDEAFQATSREEVVKLQGGDPVSLKAWGLLCDQSRREFQKIYDRLDIRLSERGESFYNPYLASVLSGLKEADLLVTDDGAECVFLEGVNGKDGKPLPVIVRKSDGGFNYATTDLAAIRYRFALAPDGDGARRVIYVTDAGQANHFAGVFQVAKRANWIPEHGRLEHVPFGLVQGEDGKKLKTRSGDTVRLRDLLDEAVERAEADLRRRLEEEGRSEDDQFIEHVAGTVGLAAVKYADLSQNRITNYQFSFDRMLALQGNTAPYLLYAVVRIAGIARKGGDLEAEAGMLQFSEPQEWSLVRELLKFDAVIAEVEEELLPNRLCSYLFELSQVFNRFYDQVPVLKAEGQSLPSRLALCRLTADTLKSGLGLLGIATLERM
- a CDS encoding iron-containing alcohol dehydrogenase, whose protein sequence is MTVSFSFARVPPIHCGTGTLKEITAWLRSLKAESVLLVTGRASLEEMGQLSVVTSLIADAAAKHDHVVCAGEPSTELVDRTTQQFFNHGIDAVIGIGGGSVIDFGKAIAAMIPHGNSVLDHLEGVGRGLAHSGITLPFLAIPTTSGTGGEVSKNAVLSHVGTDGYKKSLRHDNFVPSAVILDGALLTGAAVDVTAACGMDAFTQLLEPFFSPTASPLSDAIVWSGLQHLVPNLRRACGEGSADPQVRLNMAYGSLCSGIGLANAGLGIVHGLAGPIGGWFPMPHGVICGTLMAAAQQQNWRALKQRDPHNPAVERMARVGRLMPGGCHLTQNTSAVDHLTACLGQWVDELKIPRLSDYGITHGDLDRIVGAASNRNNPIALTPSEIKTLLEIRL